A stretch of Deinococcus aquiradiocola DNA encodes these proteins:
- a CDS encoding APC family permease yields MTSPPPRQDSRSSAFRRWLLEGTAPSTPPAAEHEGFYVEEKAVQARHQTHPWWQVMCLTGVDYFSTLGYQPGIAALAAGALSPFATLVLVIVTLFGALPMYRRVAEESPHGDGSISMLERLLSFWPSKLLVLVLIGFVATGFVITITLSAADAAKHMTENPFLKGALGNAQIPATIVLIALLGAVFLKGFKEAIGIAVVLVTLYLGLSAVVVVKGATLVFAHPQVVQDWLGLLTRSYASPLSLIGAALLVFPKLALGLSGFETGVVVMPLVKGDLGDLESQPTGRIRNGKRLLTTAALIMSVFLISSSLVTTLLIPPEAFQPGGVANGRALAYLGHEYLGEVFGTIYDASTIAILWFAGASAMAGLLNILPRYLPRYGMAPDWARANRPLVLVFMAIALIVTLAFKADVDAQASAYATGVLALMTSAAVAVSLSAFRHKERGLGVAFTITSLVFIYVTAVTVLNSPEGLYIALMFVAAILAVSVASRVQRSFELRVSSVEIDDAARSMLKEFPIRPLRFVAHNPDETSLAEYRKKELRARQMAHLPDDDPFLFLEVEVDDASEFSDVVEVTSHQVAEYRILRAKGSSVPNTIAALLLHLRGKGTPPQVYFQWSEEGPVSAAMRFLVEGEGDIPPLTHEILRRAEPDRDRRPIVHVGG; encoded by the coding sequence ATGACCTCCCCGCCCCCCCGCCAGGATTCACGTTCCTCCGCGTTCAGGCGCTGGCTCCTGGAAGGCACCGCGCCCTCCACCCCGCCCGCCGCTGAACACGAGGGCTTCTACGTCGAGGAGAAGGCGGTCCAGGCCCGGCACCAGACGCACCCGTGGTGGCAGGTGATGTGCCTCACCGGCGTGGACTACTTCAGCACCCTCGGCTACCAGCCGGGCATCGCGGCCCTCGCGGCCGGGGCGCTCTCGCCCTTCGCGACGCTGGTGCTCGTCATCGTGACGCTGTTTGGTGCGCTCCCCATGTACCGCCGCGTCGCGGAGGAAAGCCCGCACGGCGACGGCAGCATCAGCATGCTGGAACGCCTGCTGAGCTTCTGGCCGAGCAAGCTGCTGGTCCTCGTGCTGATCGGCTTCGTCGCCACGGGCTTCGTCATCACCATCACCTTGTCCGCCGCCGACGCCGCCAAGCACATGACCGAGAACCCTTTCCTGAAAGGCGCGCTCGGCAACGCCCAGATTCCCGCCACCATCGTCCTGATCGCGCTGCTCGGCGCGGTGTTCCTGAAGGGCTTCAAGGAAGCCATCGGGATCGCGGTGGTGCTCGTCACGCTGTACCTCGGCCTGAGCGCCGTGGTCGTCGTGAAGGGCGCCACGCTCGTCTTCGCGCACCCGCAGGTCGTGCAGGACTGGCTGGGCCTCCTCACCCGCAGTTACGCGAGCCCGCTCTCGCTGATCGGCGCGGCACTCCTCGTCTTCCCGAAACTCGCGCTGGGCCTGTCCGGCTTCGAGACGGGCGTCGTCGTGATGCCGCTCGTGAAGGGCGACCTCGGCGACCTGGAATCCCAGCCGACCGGACGCATCCGCAACGGCAAACGCCTCCTGACGACAGCCGCCCTCATCATGAGCGTGTTCCTGATCTCCAGCAGCCTCGTCACGACGCTCCTCATCCCGCCGGAAGCGTTCCAGCCGGGCGGCGTCGCCAACGGCCGCGCCCTCGCGTACCTGGGGCACGAGTACCTCGGCGAGGTGTTCGGCACCATCTACGACGCCAGCACCATCGCCATCCTGTGGTTCGCGGGCGCGTCCGCCATGGCGGGCCTGCTGAACATCCTGCCTCGCTACCTGCCGCGCTACGGCATGGCGCCCGACTGGGCGCGCGCCAACCGCCCGCTCGTGCTGGTGTTCATGGCCATCGCCCTGATCGTCACGCTCGCCTTCAAGGCCGACGTGGACGCCCAGGCGAGCGCGTACGCGACCGGCGTGCTGGCCCTCATGACGTCCGCCGCCGTCGCCGTGTCCCTCTCCGCCTTCCGGCACAAGGAACGCGGGCTGGGCGTGGCGTTCACCATCACCAGCCTCGTGTTCATCTACGTCACGGCCGTGACGGTCCTCAACAGCCCCGAAGGCCTGTACATCGCCCTGATGTTCGTGGCCGCCATCCTGGCTGTCAGCGTCGCGTCCCGCGTCCAGCGGTCCTTCGAGCTGCGCGTCAGCAGCGTCGAGATCGACGACGCGGCCCGCAGCATGCTGAAGGAATTCCCGATCCGGCCCCTGCGCTTCGTGGCGCACAACCCCGACGAGACGAGCCTCGCCGAGTACCGCAAGAAGGAACTCCGCGCCCGCCAGATGGCGCACCTGCCCGACGACGACCCCTTCCTGTTCCTGGAAGTCGAGGTGGACGACGCCTCCGAGTTCAGCGACGTGGTCGAGGTGACGTCACATCAGGTGGCGGAGTACCGCATCCTGCGCGCCAAGGGCAGCAGCGTTCCCAACACCATCGCGGCCCTGCTGCTGCACCTGCGTGGCAAGGGCACGCCCCCGCAGGTGTACTTCCAGTGGAGCGAGGAGGGGCCCGTGTCGGCCGCCATGCGTTTCCTGGTGGAGGGCGAAGGCGACATCCCGCCGCTCACGCACGAGATCCTGCGCCGCGCCGAACCGGACCGCGACCGCCGCCCCATCGTGCACGTCGGCGGCTGA
- a CDS encoding DUF1999 domain-containing protein, with the protein MRYRVFTEDDFEAMSDLDRQVQAQDPAWPTLPEREQEGRLRTSLPALRFYLRSEHSFISEERVQGSEDSGQLTGLIFAQSVWMGDKPIILVTACLVRPGSEDEGRTAAGLLHAVIKSAYDAAVYEVHYPLTPLLHAAGEAEGSHVTGRYAVHHLGSRQDTAPGERLRGGGYTDAGRR; encoded by the coding sequence ATGCGTTACCGCGTATTTACCGAGGACGATTTCGAGGCGATGAGTGACCTGGACCGGCAGGTGCAGGCGCAGGACCCCGCCTGGCCCACCCTGCCGGAACGCGAGCAGGAGGGCCGCCTGCGCACCAGCCTGCCCGCCCTGCGCTTCTACCTGCGCAGCGAACACAGCTTCATCTCCGAGGAGCGCGTGCAGGGCAGTGAGGACAGCGGCCAGCTGACGGGCCTGATCTTCGCGCAGAGCGTCTGGATGGGCGACAAGCCCATCATTCTCGTCACGGCCTGCCTGGTGAGGCCCGGCTCGGAAGACGAGGGCCGCACCGCCGCCGGACTCCTGCACGCCGTCATCAAGAGCGCCTACGACGCCGCCGTGTACGAGGTGCACTACCCGCTCACGCCGCTGCTGCACGCGGCCGGCGAGGCGGAAGGCAGCCACGTGACGGGCCGCTACGCCGTGCACCACCTGGGCAGCCGTCAGGACACCGCGCCCGGCGAGCGCCTGCGGGGCGGCGGGTACACCGACGCCGGACGCCGCTGA
- a CDS encoding pyridoxal phosphate-dependent aminotransferase codes for MTTFTPRLSEQVQRLRPSSTIAVTARALELQRAGVDVLSMAAGEPDFDTPPHVVAAAKAAIDAGRTRYTQVQGIPELREAIAAKLLRENGLTYTPDQVTVGNGGKQSLFNAFFALLDPGDEVLIPSPYWVSYPEMVRFAGGVPVAVPTRPEDAYRLDPDVLRAAVTPRTKMIVLNSPGNPTGAVFPEATLRAVADLAQERGLMIVTDEMYEHIIYDHAHVSIARFAPDHTLTVNGASKAYAMTGWRIGYAAGPLPVIRAMNAIQGQSTSNASSVSQWAAVAAIQDSRAFIEMARGKFQQRRDRIVAGLNALGFPTPTPDGAFYVLADTSRIHTDELEAARIMLDDARVAVVPGTDFLAPGRVRLSYATSLEQIEAVLERLAGL; via the coding sequence ATGACGACCTTCACGCCGCGCCTCTCGGAGCAGGTTCAGCGCCTGCGGCCCTCCAGCACCATCGCCGTCACGGCCCGCGCCCTGGAACTGCAGCGGGCGGGCGTGGACGTCCTGAGCATGGCGGCAGGCGAACCGGACTTCGACACGCCGCCGCACGTCGTGGCCGCCGCCAAGGCCGCCATCGACGCCGGACGCACCCGCTACACCCAGGTGCAGGGCATCCCGGAACTGCGCGAGGCCATCGCCGCGAAACTCCTGCGCGAGAACGGCCTCACGTACACCCCGGACCAGGTGACGGTCGGGAACGGCGGCAAGCAGAGCCTCTTCAACGCGTTCTTCGCGCTGCTCGACCCGGGCGACGAGGTGCTGATCCCCAGTCCGTACTGGGTGAGCTACCCGGAAATGGTGCGCTTCGCGGGCGGCGTACCCGTCGCCGTCCCCACGCGCCCCGAGGACGCGTACCGCCTCGACCCGGACGTCCTGCGGGCCGCCGTGACGCCCCGCACGAAAATGATCGTGCTGAACAGTCCCGGCAACCCCACCGGCGCCGTGTTCCCCGAAGCGACCCTGCGGGCCGTGGCGGACCTCGCGCAGGAACGCGGCCTGATGATCGTGACGGACGAGATGTACGAGCACATCATCTACGACCACGCGCACGTCAGCATCGCCCGCTTCGCGCCGGACCACACGCTCACCGTGAACGGGGCCAGCAAGGCCTACGCCATGACCGGGTGGCGCATCGGGTACGCGGCCGGACCGCTGCCCGTCATCCGCGCCATGAACGCCATCCAGGGCCAGAGCACCAGCAACGCCAGCAGCGTCTCCCAGTGGGCCGCCGTGGCCGCCATACAGGACAGCCGCGCGTTCATCGAGATGGCGCGCGGCAAGTTCCAGCAGCGCCGCGACCGGATCGTGGCGGGCCTCAACGCGCTGGGCTTCCCCACCCCCACCCCCGACGGGGCCTTCTACGTGCTGGCCGACACCTCCCGCATCCACACGGACGAGCTGGAGGCCGCGCGCATCATGCTGGACGACGCGCGCGTGGCCGTCGTGCCCGGAACGGACTTCCTCGCGCCGGGCCGCGTGCGCCTCAGCTACGCCACCAGCCTCGAACAGATCGAAGCGGTACTGGAGCGGCTGGCCGGACTCTGA
- a CDS encoding heavy-metal-associated domain-containing protein — protein sequence MTQASTPPSKSIRTLIGVRGMDKAAGLRVAETLLQMDGVLKATPDDGQIEVHYDPSRHTVMDLIRTVRQQGFLAGML from the coding sequence ATGACCCAGGCCAGCACCCCTCCCTCCAAATCCATCAGAACCCTCATCGGCGTGCGCGGCATGGACAAGGCCGCCGGTCTGCGGGTCGCGGAAACGCTCCTGCAGATGGACGGCGTCCTGAAAGCCACGCCCGACGACGGTCAGATCGAGGTGCACTACGACCCCAGCCGCCACACCGTCATGGACCTGATCCGGACGGTGCGCCAGCAGGGCTTCCTGGCCGGCATGCTGTAA
- the xseA gene encoding exodeoxyribonuclease VII large subunit — protein MTRTPDAHLQLSDLLGYVSQVIHHGIPGAVWVRAELSSVTDRRHLYMDVVQSEDGQEVAKARATLWARERYALEGKFRKATGGTLRAGMSVLLYVTAEFHPQYGFSLNVLDIAPEFTLGDQAVKLEQIRRVLDAEGLLDRNRRLPPPHDPQRVAVLAPRNAAGLGDFRREADRLARAGAVDFVYLNATFQGREAAPSLLTALAEALLAHAQAPLDALVIIRGGGAQTDLAWLNDLELARAVASFPVPVVTGIGHARDDSILDEIACVRTDTPSKAAAYLVNSVTGAAATALDAYRQIMDAGRSVLTHADREATWAQDRVTRAARARVTGESERVNHTMRTVLGLTPKRTLERGYAVVRTRPGGTVVTRAAQLGAGERVTLEFADGTVDAHTDADIQN, from the coding sequence GTGACGCGCACGCCGGACGCGCACCTGCAGCTGTCGGACCTGCTGGGGTACGTGAGTCAGGTGATTCACCACGGCATTCCCGGCGCGGTGTGGGTGCGCGCCGAGCTGAGCAGCGTCACGGACCGCCGCCACCTGTACATGGACGTCGTGCAGAGCGAGGACGGGCAGGAGGTCGCCAAGGCCCGCGCGACCCTCTGGGCACGCGAACGGTACGCGCTGGAAGGCAAGTTCCGCAAGGCGACGGGCGGCACGCTGCGGGCGGGCATGTCGGTGCTGCTGTACGTCACGGCCGAATTCCACCCGCAGTACGGGTTCTCGCTCAACGTGCTGGACATCGCGCCGGAATTCACGCTCGGCGATCAGGCCGTGAAGCTCGAACAGATCCGGCGCGTGCTGGACGCCGAGGGTCTGCTGGACCGCAACCGCCGCCTCCCGCCGCCGCACGACCCGCAGCGCGTGGCGGTCCTCGCACCCCGGAACGCGGCGGGCCTCGGCGACTTCCGGCGGGAAGCGGACCGGCTGGCGCGGGCGGGCGCCGTGGACTTCGTGTACCTGAACGCGACCTTCCAGGGACGCGAGGCGGCCCCCAGCCTGCTGACCGCGCTCGCCGAGGCGCTCCTCGCGCACGCACAGGCGCCGCTGGACGCCCTCGTGATCATCCGGGGCGGCGGCGCGCAGACGGACCTCGCGTGGCTGAACGACCTGGAGCTCGCGCGGGCCGTGGCGAGCTTCCCGGTGCCGGTCGTGACGGGCATCGGGCACGCGCGCGACGACAGCATCCTTGACGAGATCGCCTGCGTCCGCACCGACACGCCCAGCAAGGCCGCCGCGTACCTCGTGAACAGCGTGACCGGCGCGGCCGCCACCGCGCTGGACGCGTACCGGCAGATCATGGATGCCGGACGCAGCGTCCTGACGCACGCGGACCGCGAGGCGACGTGGGCGCAGGACCGCGTGACGCGCGCCGCCCGCGCCCGCGTGACCGGCGAGAGCGAACGCGTGAACCACACCATGCGGACCGTGCTGGGCCTCACGCCGAAACGAACCCTGGAACGCGGGTACGCGGTCGTCCGCACCCGGCCGGGCGGGACGGTCGTCACGCGCGCCGCTCAGCTCGGCGCGGGCGAGCGCGTCACGCTGGAATTCGCGGACGGCACCGTGGACGCCCACACCGACGCGGACATCCAGAACTGA
- the pth gene encoding aminoacyl-tRNA hydrolase, with the protein MKLIAGLGNPGTQFARTRHNVGWLVLDELARRAGVPWSKATNAETAELRLGTEKVLLVKPQTMMNASGRAVQPLMAYFRLEPADLLVAQDDLDSPFGLLRLRHGGRHGGQNGVRDIIARLGEEGFDRLKIGISRPPAGRNPADWVLSRWAEDEATTLAQLVTLGADAATLWATQGLAEAQGRYNGTDLRPAPPSPPAPAVQAVTPAAAPGRSDPEPSA; encoded by the coding sequence GTGAAGCTGATCGCCGGGCTCGGCAATCCGGGCACGCAGTTCGCGCGCACGCGGCACAACGTCGGCTGGCTGGTCCTCGACGAGCTGGCGCGCCGGGCGGGCGTGCCGTGGTCGAAAGCCACGAATGCCGAGACGGCGGAACTGCGTCTGGGCACGGAGAAGGTGCTGCTGGTGAAGCCGCAGACCATGATGAACGCGAGCGGACGGGCCGTGCAGCCGCTCATGGCGTACTTCAGGCTGGAGCCTGCCGATCTGCTCGTGGCTCAGGACGATCTGGACAGTCCGTTCGGGCTGCTGCGCCTGCGGCACGGCGGGCGGCACGGTGGGCAGAACGGCGTGCGGGACATCATCGCGCGGCTGGGCGAGGAGGGCTTCGACCGCCTGAAGATCGGCATCAGTCGTCCACCTGCCGGGCGCAACCCGGCCGACTGGGTGCTGAGCCGCTGGGCGGAGGACGAGGCGACGACGCTCGCGCAGCTCGTGACGCTGGGCGCGGACGCGGCGACGCTGTGGGCGACGCAGGGGCTCGCGGAGGCGCAGGGCAGGTACAACGGGACGGACCTGCGCCCCGCCCCCCCATCGCCACCCGCACCGGCGGTGCAGGCGGTCACACCCGCCGCCGCGCCGGGCCGTTCCGACCCGGAACCGTCCGCCTGA
- a CDS encoding LptA/OstA family protein, with protein sequence MGGGRGTDRRWTDRQGRGRRARWLALALLGMALAQTQPTPTQPMTPPTTQPALDTPTPQVAPDAPAPDAPADGTDDTGTSVSLTRTAKDGRKRLITVQRTGTSDATGIFTACQPLDDDPPGTPTISVFSESGAGGVRVSIDKNVIVAPLAIVTQQDSGDGHIEVSAGTARYLDAAPPGATDRLSRCEVEAKAQPAPDTVTVTQGKTRLNGSRLVYDESDGVARIEGPITFSRQNGASTLTGTSGSIEVNVDDESTTLVGNVTLRDGSRTSTAERVEYDDTANVAILRGTPAAPARSVTSDQTLTASVIRYNLDTGSVVAVGPIGGEFQDGPAAPTQSGTPAPAAPSPATPASPSTP encoded by the coding sequence ATGGGTGGCGGGCGCGGCACGGACAGGCGATGGACGGACAGACAGGGGAGGGGGAGGCGGGCGCGCTGGCTGGCGCTCGCGCTGCTGGGCATGGCGCTCGCACAGACCCAGCCGACCCCGACCCAGCCGATGACGCCGCCGACCACCCAGCCTGCCTTGGACACGCCCACCCCACAGGTCGCCCCGGACGCGCCCGCGCCGGACGCCCCGGCAGACGGCACGGACGACACCGGGACGAGCGTCAGCCTGACCCGCACCGCCAAGGACGGCCGCAAGCGCCTCATCACGGTGCAGCGCACCGGCACCTCCGACGCGACCGGCATCTTCACGGCGTGTCAGCCGCTCGACGACGACCCGCCCGGCACGCCCACCATCTCGGTGTTCAGCGAGTCCGGTGCGGGCGGCGTGCGCGTCAGCATCGACAAGAACGTCATCGTCGCGCCGCTCGCCATCGTCACGCAGCAGGACAGCGGCGACGGGCACATCGAGGTGAGTGCCGGAACCGCCCGGTACCTCGACGCGGCCCCGCCGGGCGCCACGGACCGCCTCTCTCGTTGCGAGGTGGAAGCGAAAGCGCAGCCCGCGCCGGACACCGTGACCGTCACGCAGGGCAAGACGCGCCTGAACGGCAGCCGCCTCGTGTACGACGAGTCGGACGGCGTGGCCCGCATCGAAGGGCCCATCACGTTCAGCCGCCAGAATGGCGCGTCCACCCTGACCGGCACGAGCGGCAGCATCGAGGTGAACGTCGACGACGAGAGCACCACCCTGGTCGGCAACGTCACCCTCAGGGACGGCAGCCGCACCAGCACGGCCGAACGCGTCGAGTACGACGACACCGCCAACGTCGCCATCCTGCGCGGCACGCCCGCTGCTCCCGCGCGGTCCGTCACGAGCGACCAGACGCTCACCGCCAGCGTCATCCGCTACAACCTCGACACGGGCTCCGTCGTCGCGGTCGGCCCGATCGGCGGGGAATTCCAGGACGGCCCGGCTGCTCCCACCCAGTCCGGCACGCCTGCCCCGGCGGCGCCCAGTCCCGCGACGCCCGCCTCTCCCTCCACCCCCTGA
- a CDS encoding magnesium transporter CorA family protein — translation MIRSKSTRGEGCDWQDPNSEAIWVDAQAPTESELQALRARFQIHPLALEDALEHGHWSRYEQYPAHEFITFRTLAQPNGGDEFTERLSLFLFPGVILTLSDDGASYLDSVWELVGRESVNTSLEVAYELLDEGSQTFFRYIAAFENGLDQAEERIFAQRRNQDAQEVFERKHRLAQVRSLAAEAQAAVSLMNRHMTLDMADQIRFRDVLDTLNRATLRLDGLRDSLRGLLDLQLSLQNQRMNEVMKTLTAVSTVFLPLTFLAGVWGMNYQFMPELHWRYGYAFAWASFILTAVLLAAYFKRRQWW, via the coding sequence GTGATCCGTTCCAAATCCACGCGCGGCGAGGGGTGCGACTGGCAGGACCCGAACTCCGAAGCCATCTGGGTGGACGCCCAGGCCCCCACCGAGAGCGAACTCCAGGCGCTCCGCGCCCGCTTCCAGATTCACCCGCTCGCGCTCGAGGACGCGCTGGAGCACGGCCACTGGAGCCGCTACGAGCAGTACCCGGCGCACGAGTTCATCACGTTCCGTACCCTGGCGCAGCCGAACGGCGGGGACGAGTTCACGGAACGCCTCAGCCTCTTCCTGTTTCCGGGCGTGATCCTCACGCTCAGCGACGACGGCGCCAGCTACCTCGACAGCGTGTGGGAACTGGTGGGCCGCGAGAGCGTCAACACCTCGCTGGAGGTCGCGTACGAACTGCTCGACGAGGGCAGCCAGACCTTCTTCCGGTACATCGCGGCCTTCGAGAACGGCCTCGATCAGGCCGAGGAGCGCATCTTCGCGCAGCGCCGCAACCAGGACGCGCAGGAAGTCTTCGAACGCAAGCACCGGCTGGCGCAGGTGCGCTCCCTGGCGGCCGAGGCGCAGGCGGCCGTGAGCCTCATGAACCGCCACATGACGCTCGACATGGCCGACCAGATCCGTTTCCGGGACGTGCTCGACACCCTGAACCGCGCCACCCTGCGCCTGGACGGGCTGCGGGACAGCCTGCGCGGCCTGCTGGACCTGCAGCTCAGCCTGCAGAACCAGCGCATGAACGAGGTCATGAAGACCCTCACGGCCGTCAGCACCGTCTTCCTGCCGCTCACCTTCCTGGCGGGCGTGTGGGGCATGAATTACCAGTTCATGCCGGAACTGCACTGGCGGTACGGGTACGCGTTCGCGTGGGCGAGCTTCATCCTGACGGCCGTGCTGCTCGCCGCGTACTTCAAGCGCCGCCAGTGGTGGTGA
- a CDS encoding AIM24 family protein — translation MPADQTPTRSLSEFVRETAERDNPGDVFELESHKMLEVKVRGRIWSKLGAMVAYKGNLTFKREGMLEGGIMKALVRAVTSEMEPLAKIEGQGVCYLADQGKEITIVRLTGDGLNVNGNDLLAFEDTVHHDITMHRRVADMASGGLFSVKLHGQGMVAILSHGTPLTLRVTPQTPIFTDPNATVAWSENLQPQLRMDASLRSFLGRGGGETLQMVFQGDGFVVVQPYEEHAGLRSDDSGNSGSSRSNGGLGDLFG, via the coding sequence ATGCCCGCCGACCAGACCCCCACCCGAAGTCTGAGTGAGTTCGTCCGAGAAACTGCCGAGCGCGACAACCCCGGCGACGTGTTCGAGCTGGAAAGCCACAAGATGCTGGAGGTGAAGGTCCGGGGCCGCATCTGGAGCAAGCTGGGCGCCATGGTCGCCTACAAGGGCAACCTGACTTTCAAGCGCGAGGGCATGCTGGAGGGCGGCATCATGAAGGCCCTCGTGCGCGCCGTGACGAGCGAGATGGAACCCCTCGCGAAGATCGAGGGGCAGGGCGTGTGCTACCTCGCCGATCAGGGCAAGGAGATCACCATCGTGCGCCTGACGGGCGACGGGCTGAACGTGAACGGCAACGACCTGCTCGCCTTCGAGGACACGGTGCATCACGACATCACCATGCACCGCCGCGTGGCCGACATGGCGTCCGGGGGGCTGTTCAGCGTGAAGCTGCACGGGCAGGGCATGGTCGCCATCCTGAGTCACGGGACGCCGCTCACGCTGCGGGTCACGCCGCAGACACCGATCTTCACGGACCCGAACGCCACGGTCGCGTGGAGCGAGAACCTGCAGCCGCAGCTGCGGATGGACGCCAGCCTGCGCTCCTTCCTGGGGCGCGGAGGCGGCGAGACGCTGCAGATGGTGTTCCAGGGCGACGGGTTCGTGGTGGTGCAGCCGTACGAGGAGCACGCGGGCCTGCGCAGCGACGACAGCGGCAACAGCGGGAGCAGCCGGAGCAACGGTGGACTGGGCGACCTGTTCGGGTGA
- the crcB gene encoding fluoride efflux transporter CrcB: MWSPTLLTGVALGGMLGALARYALGAALAPLVLKSGFPWVTLLINVSGSFALGLLSALALRGTVSPEARAALGVGFLGAYTTFSTFSVDLDGMLLRGDTLRAGAYLLGNVGLGLLAALAGRVVGR, encoded by the coding sequence ATGTGGTCCCCTACGCTGCTGACGGGTGTCGCCCTGGGCGGAATGCTGGGCGCACTCGCCCGTTACGCGCTCGGCGCGGCGCTCGCCCCGCTCGTCCTGAAGTCCGGCTTTCCGTGGGTGACGCTGCTCATCAACGTGAGCGGGTCGTTCGCGCTGGGGCTGCTGTCGGCCCTCGCGCTGCGCGGCACGGTCAGCCCGGAGGCGCGCGCCGCACTGGGCGTCGGGTTCCTGGGCGCGTACACGACGTTCAGCACCTTCAGCGTGGACCTGGACGGCATGCTGCTGCGCGGCGACACGCTCCGGGCGGGCGCGTACCTGCTCGGGAACGTGGGGCTGGGCCTGCTCGCCGCGCTCGCCGGGCGGGTGGTGGGCCGGTGA
- a CDS encoding MFS transporter, with amino-acid sequence MSDDAAPIPPARRDSWQRTLWVMVSSQLVTQTAFTLGLPFLPLYIQSLGVRDPQTAALWAGASATASGVAMAVMAPVWGRLADRFGAKAMVLRATFGGVVVVGAMGLVGGPVPLLLLRLLQGLLTGTVSASNTLVASTIPERRLGFGMGLMQTAVFAGAAGGPLIGGFIADALGFRVPFAVTAALLLVSGVMVALFTHERRPAPREAGVHVPRVRARMLWGALAPIVVVNFLDQLANSVVGPVLPLVIADLSGPGGPGLATATGTILGSVAVSASVGALLAGRLSDRLPARTVLAVCAGGAALSAGLQGLAGSVLVLGVLRVVMGVFIGGTIPAANAILGSVVRREDRGVAFGLTASAASFGFALGPLLGALLVHLDIRAPFFLTGVLMAVECVWVLLALRGLRPHPADPEGEA; translated from the coding sequence GTGTCTGACGATGCCGCTCCGATCCCGCCTGCACGGCGGGACTCGTGGCAGCGGACCCTGTGGGTGATGGTGTCGTCGCAGCTGGTGACGCAGACGGCGTTCACGCTGGGGTTGCCGTTCCTGCCGCTGTACATTCAGTCGCTGGGCGTGCGGGACCCGCAGACGGCGGCGTTGTGGGCGGGCGCGTCGGCCACGGCGAGTGGCGTGGCGATGGCCGTCATGGCGCCCGTGTGGGGGCGGCTCGCGGACCGGTTCGGGGCGAAGGCGATGGTGCTCCGTGCGACGTTCGGCGGGGTGGTGGTGGTGGGCGCGATGGGGCTGGTGGGCGGGCCGGTGCCGCTGCTGCTGCTGCGGCTGCTGCAGGGCCTGCTGACGGGGACGGTGTCGGCCAGCAATACGCTGGTGGCGTCCACCATTCCGGAGCGGCGCCTGGGATTCGGGATGGGGTTGATGCAGACGGCGGTGTTCGCGGGCGCGGCGGGCGGGCCGCTGATCGGGGGGTTCATCGCGGACGCGCTCGGGTTCCGGGTGCCGTTCGCGGTGACAGCGGCGCTGCTGCTGGTGTCGGGCGTGATGGTCGCGCTGTTCACGCACGAGCGTCGCCCCGCGCCGAGGGAGGCGGGGGTGCATGTGCCGCGCGTGCGGGCGCGGATGCTGTGGGGGGCGCTCGCGCCGATCGTGGTGGTGAACTTCCTGGATCAGCTGGCGAACTCGGTGGTGGGGCCGGTGCTGCCGCTGGTGATCGCGGACCTGTCGGGGCCGGGCGGGCCGGGGCTGGCGACGGCGACCGGCACGATTCTCGGTTCGGTCGCGGTGAGTGCCAGTGTGGGGGCGCTGCTGGCGGGGCGGCTGTCGGACCGCTTGCCTGCGCGGACGGTGCTGGCCGTGTGTGCGGGTGGCGCGGCACTGTCCGCGGGCCTGCAGGGTCTGGCGGGGTCGGTGCTGGTGCTGGGCGTGCTGAGGGTCGTGATGGGCGTGTTCATCGGGGGGACGATTCCGGCCGCGAATGCCATTCTGGGCAGCGTGGTGCGGCGCGAGGACCGGGGCGTGGCGTTCGGGTTGACGGCGAGTGCGGCGTCGTTCGGGTTCGCGCTGGGGCCGCTGCTGGGCGCGCTGCTGGTGCATCTGGACATCCGTGCGCCGTTCTTTCTGACGGGCGTCCTGATGGCCGTGGAGTGCGTGTGGGTGCTGCTGGCGCTGCGTGGCCTGCGCCCCCACCCGGCGGACCCGGAGGGGGAGGCCTGA